From a single Molothrus ater isolate BHLD 08-10-18 breed brown headed cowbird chromosome Z, BPBGC_Mater_1.1, whole genome shotgun sequence genomic region:
- the LOC118699707 gene encoding gamma-secretase subunit Aph-1b-like, giving the protein MTLAVFFGCTFIAFGPAFGLFIFTIARDPLRIIILIAGAFFWLVSLLLSSLIWFIAVKASDPQDERLQKGLLIFGVMFSVLLQEAFRFLYYKLLRKAIEGLVALSEDGCSPISIQQMAYVAGVGFGLMSGAFSMINLLADALGPGTVGIHGDSQLYFLTSAFMTMVLIFLHTFWGILFFHGCEHRRWWEIVAVVIMHLTVSGLSFCNPLYMGSLVPSYLLMAAAAAWAYLLSGGSAQNLRRFLLCLRSGASPQPGS; this is encoded by the exons ATGACGCTCGCCGTCTTCTTCGGGTGCACCTTCATCGCCTTCGGGCCCGCCTTCGGCCTCTTCATCTTCACCATCGCCCGCGACCCCCTCCGCATCATCATCCTCATCGCCGG GGCTTTCTTCTGGctggtgtcactgctgctctcatCCCTCATCTGGTTTATCGCAGTGAAAGCCAGCGACCCCCAGGATGAGCGGCTGCAGAAGGGGCTCCTGATTTTTGGGGTGAtgttctctgtgctgctgcaggaggcctTCCGCTTCCTTTACTACAAGCTCCTCAG GAAGGCCATTGAGGGGCTGGTGGCCCTCAGTGAGGACGGCTGCTCCCCCATTTCCATTCAGCAAATGGCATATG tGGCTGGTGTGGGCTTTGGTCTCATGAGCGGCGCCTTCTCCATGATCAATCTCCTGGCAGACGCGTTAGGGCCTGGCACTGTGGGCATCCATGGGGATTCACAGCTGTATTTCCTGACCTCAG CTTTTATGACCATGGTGCTGATTTTCCTTCACACCTTCTGGGGGATCCTCTTCTTTCACGGCTGCGAGCACCGGCGCTGGTGGGAGATCGTAGCAGTCGTTATCATGCATCTCACTGTTTCGGGGTTG TCGTTTTGCAACCCCCTGTACATGGGCAGCCTGGTGCCCTCCTACCTGctgatggctgctgctgctgcctgggcttaCCTACTCTCGGGGGGATCCGCGCAGAACCTGCGGCGCTTCCTGCTCT GTTTACGGAGCGGagccagcccccagccaggATCCTGA
- the CA9 gene encoding carbonic anhydrase 9: MNRAALRVSLLLPLLLLPALGRAGSEQEHGGEETPHSAGKGHSHWSYEDLKHWSTDYLDCGGTKQSPINVDTAQAIFSPDLRPIQLSGYSLPANQLLKLKNNGHTVVLELPDSLALVGGYAQQYRAAQLHLHWGSPAGPGSEHTVNGRRFAAEIHVVHYNTKYDSFTEAMVHPDGLAVLGAFLEVGHGENQYYHEILKHLHEIQEVGQETLVPGFNIAGLLPANLKLYFHYNGSLTTPPCYQTVKWTIFNQTMLLSHHQMSVLVSTLKSPEDELLQNNYRPVQSLHGRRVLASFQTSPSVKHTPGSDDSATAEGHSSSFHAGDVLAVLFGVLFAVTALAFLLYIYKHRSQNTRLDSPTKSKVIYTAASTENTA; the protein is encoded by the exons ATGAACCGCGCCGCGCTGCGGGTCTCGCTCCTACTCccgctcctgctcctgcccgcCCTGGGCCGTGCCGGCTCCGAACAGGAACACGGCGGCGAAGAGACCCCGCATTCCGCGGGGAAAG gcCACAGCCACTGGAGCTATGAAG ACTTGAAGCACTGGAGCACGGACTACCTGGACTGCGGGGGTACCAAGCAGTCACCCATCAATGTTGACACAGCCCAGGCCATCTTCAGCCCTGACCTGCGGCCCATCCAGCTCTCTGGATACAGCCTGCCTGCCAACCAGCTGCTCAAGCTGAAGAACAATGGGCACACAG ttGTCCTTGAGCTGCCCGACTCGCTGGCCCTGGTTGGTGGCTATGCCCAGCAGTACCgagctgcacagctgcaccTGCACTGGGGCTCCCCGGCAGGACCCGGCTCGGAGCACACCGTCAATGGGCGCCGCTTTGCTGCCGAG ATCCATGTGGTCCACTACAATACCAAGTATGACAGCTTTACAGAGGCAATGGTTCACCCAGATGGCCTGGCTGTACTGGGAGCCTTTCTGGAG GTTGGGCATGGGGAGAACCAATACTACCATGAAATACTTAAGCATCTGCATGAAATCCAAGAAGTAG GACAAGAAACCTTGGTGCCCGGATTCAACATTGCAGGTCTGCTGCCTGCCAACCTGAAACTCTACTTTCACTATAATGGCTCTCTGACCACCCCTCCCTGCTACCAGACAGTCAAGTGGACAATCTTCAACCAGACCATGCTGCTCTCTCATCACCAG ATGTCAGTGCTGGTTTCGACCCTGAAAAGCCCTGAGGACGAGCTCTTGCAGAACAACTACCGGCCAGTGCAGAGCCTGCACGGGCGGCGGGTGCTGGCGAGTTTCCAGACCTCCCCTTCAGTGAAACACACTCCTG GTAGTGATGATTCAGCAACAGCAG AAGGACACTCCAGCTCATTTCACGCAG GAgatgtgctggctgtgctcttcGGGGTGCTCTTTGCTGTCACAGCACTGGCCTTCCTGCTGTACATCTATAAGCACCGCAGCCAGAACACACG GCTGGACTCGCCGACCAAATCCAAGGTCATCTACACGGCAGCCAGCACCGAGAACACTGCGTAA
- the TPM2 gene encoding tropomyosin beta chain isoform X12 has protein sequence MASASSIDAVKKKIQSLQQVANEAEERAEHLQREADAERQARERAEAEVASLNRRIQLVEEELDRAQERLATALQKLEEAEKAADESERGMKVIENRAMKDEEKMELQEMQLKEAKHIAEEADRKYEEVARKLVVLEGELERSEERAEVAESRVRQLEEELRTMDQSLKSLIASEEEYSTKEDKYEEEIKLLGEKLKEAETRAEFAERSVAKLEKTIDDLEERSQQEAEKNRVLTNELRVILTELNN, from the exons ATGGCCAGCGCCAGCTCCATCGATGCCGTCAAGAAGAAGATCCAAAGCCTGCAGCAGGTGGCCAACGAGGCGGAGGAGCGCGCCGAGCACCTGCAGCGGGAGGCCGATGCCGAGCGGCAGGCCCGGGAGCGG GCTGAGGCTGAAGTGGCTTCCCTCAACCGCCGTATCCAGCTGGTAGAGGAGGAGCTGGACCGTGCCCAGGAGCGTCTGGCCACTGCCCTGCAGAAGCTGGAGGAAGCTGAGAAGGCGGCTGATGAGAGCGAGAG AGGCATGAAGGTCATCGAAAACAGGGCCATGAAAGATGAAGAGAAGATGGAACTCCAGGAAATGCAGCTCAAGGAGGCGAAGCACATAGCAGAGGAGGCTGACCGCAAATATGAGGAG GTTGCCCGCAAGCTGGTCGTTCTTGAGGGAGAGCTGGAGCGCTCAGAGGAGAGGGCAGAGGTGGCGGAGAG CCGAGTGAGACAGTTGGAAGAGGAGCTGCGGACCATGGACCAGTCTCTCAAATCCCTCATTGCCTCAGAGGAAGAG TATTCCACCAAGGAGGATAAGTACGAGGAGGAAATCAAGCTTCTAGGGGAAAAGCTGAAGGAG GCTGAGACCCGGGCGGAGTTTGCTGAGAGGTCTGTGGCAAAGCTGGAGAAAACCATTGATGACCTAGAAG AGCGCTCTCAGCAGGAGGCCGAGAAAAACCGTGTTCTCACTAACGAGCTGCGGGTCATCCTTACTGAACTTAACAACtga
- the TPM2 gene encoding tropomyosin beta chain isoform X10, with product MASASSIDAVKKKIQSLQQVANEAEERAEHLQREADAERQARERAEAEVASLNRRIQLVEEELDRAQERLATALQKLEEAEKAADESERGMKVIENRAMKDEEKMELQEMQLKEAKHIAEEADRKYEEVARKLVVLEGELERSEERAEVAESRVRQLEEELRTMDQSLKSLIASEEEYSTKEDKYEEEIKLLGEKLKEAETRAEFAERSVAKLEKTIDDLEESLASAKEENVGIHQVLDQTLLELNNL from the exons ATGGCCAGCGCCAGCTCCATCGATGCCGTCAAGAAGAAGATCCAAAGCCTGCAGCAGGTGGCCAACGAGGCGGAGGAGCGCGCCGAGCACCTGCAGCGGGAGGCCGATGCCGAGCGGCAGGCCCGGGAGCGG GCTGAGGCTGAAGTGGCTTCCCTCAACCGCCGTATCCAGCTGGTAGAGGAGGAGCTGGACCGTGCCCAGGAGCGTCTGGCCACTGCCCTGCAGAAGCTGGAGGAAGCTGAGAAGGCGGCTGATGAGAGCGAGAG AGGCATGAAGGTCATCGAAAACAGGGCCATGAAAGATGAAGAGAAGATGGAACTCCAGGAAATGCAGCTCAAGGAGGCGAAGCACATAGCAGAGGAGGCTGACCGCAAATATGAGGAG GTTGCCCGCAAGCTGGTCGTTCTTGAGGGAGAGCTGGAGCGCTCAGAGGAGAGGGCAGAGGTGGCGGAGAG CCGAGTGAGACAGTTGGAAGAGGAGCTGCGGACCATGGACCAGTCTCTCAAATCCCTCATTGCCTCAGAGGAAGAG TATTCCACCAAGGAGGATAAGTACGAGGAGGAAATCAAGCTTCTAGGGGAAAAGCTGAAGGAG GCTGAGACCCGGGCGGAGTTTGCTGAGAGGTCTGTGGCAAAGCTGGAGAAAACCATTGATGACCTAGAAG AGAGCCTGGCCAGTGCCAAAGAGGAGAACGTGGGGATACACCAGGTCCTGGACCAGACCTTACTGGAGCTGAACAACCTCTGA
- the TPM2 gene encoding tropomyosin beta chain isoform X8: MASASSIDAVKKKIQSLQQVANEAEERAEHLQREADAERQARERAEAEVASLNRRIQLVEEELDRAQERLATALQKLEEAEKAADESERGMKVIENRAMKDEEKMELQEMQLKEAKHIAEEADRKYEEVARKLVVLEGELERSEERAEVAESKCGDLEEELKIVTNNLKSLEAQADKYSTKEDKYEEEIKLLGEKLKEAETRAEFAERSVAKLEKTIDDLEESLASAKEENVGIHQVLDQTLLELNNL, encoded by the exons ATGGCCAGCGCCAGCTCCATCGATGCCGTCAAGAAGAAGATCCAAAGCCTGCAGCAGGTGGCCAACGAGGCGGAGGAGCGCGCCGAGCACCTGCAGCGGGAGGCCGATGCCGAGCGGCAGGCCCGGGAGCGG GCTGAGGCTGAAGTGGCTTCCCTCAACCGCCGTATCCAGCTGGTAGAGGAGGAGCTGGACCGTGCCCAGGAGCGTCTGGCCACTGCCCTGCAGAAGCTGGAGGAAGCTGAGAAGGCGGCTGATGAGAGCGAGAG AGGCATGAAGGTCATCGAAAACAGGGCCATGAAAGATGAAGAGAAGATGGAACTCCAGGAAATGCAGCTCAAGGAGGCGAAGCACATAGCAGAGGAGGCTGACCGCAAATATGAGGAG GTTGCCCGCAAGCTGGTCGTTCTTGAGGGAGAGCTGGAGCGCTCAGAGGAGAGGGCAGAGGTGGCGGAGAG TAAATGTGGTGACCTAGAGGAGGAGCTGAAAATTGTCACCAACAACTTGAAGTCCCTGGAGGCCCAGGCTGACAAG TATTCCACCAAGGAGGATAAGTACGAGGAGGAAATCAAGCTTCTAGGGGAAAAGCTGAAGGAG GCTGAGACCCGGGCGGAGTTTGCTGAGAGGTCTGTGGCAAAGCTGGAGAAAACCATTGATGACCTAGAAG AGAGCCTGGCCAGTGCCAAAGAGGAGAACGTGGGGATACACCAGGTCCTGGACCAGACCTTACTGGAGCTGAACAACCTCTGA
- the TPM2 gene encoding tropomyosin beta chain isoform X7, translating into MASASSIDAVKKKIQSLQQVANEAEERAEHLQREADAERQARERAEAEVASLNRRIQLVEEELDRAQERLATALQKLEEAEKAADESERGMKVIENRAMKDEEKMELQEMQLKEAKHIAEEADRKYEEVARKLVVLEGELERSEERAEVAESKCGDLEEELKIVTNNLKSLEAQADKYSTKEDKYEEEIKLLGEKLKEAETRAEFAERSVAKLEKTIDDLEDEVYAQKMKYKAISEELDNALNDITSL; encoded by the exons ATGGCCAGCGCCAGCTCCATCGATGCCGTCAAGAAGAAGATCCAAAGCCTGCAGCAGGTGGCCAACGAGGCGGAGGAGCGCGCCGAGCACCTGCAGCGGGAGGCCGATGCCGAGCGGCAGGCCCGGGAGCGG GCTGAGGCTGAAGTGGCTTCCCTCAACCGCCGTATCCAGCTGGTAGAGGAGGAGCTGGACCGTGCCCAGGAGCGTCTGGCCACTGCCCTGCAGAAGCTGGAGGAAGCTGAGAAGGCGGCTGATGAGAGCGAGAG AGGCATGAAGGTCATCGAAAACAGGGCCATGAAAGATGAAGAGAAGATGGAACTCCAGGAAATGCAGCTCAAGGAGGCGAAGCACATAGCAGAGGAGGCTGACCGCAAATATGAGGAG GTTGCCCGCAAGCTGGTCGTTCTTGAGGGAGAGCTGGAGCGCTCAGAGGAGAGGGCAGAGGTGGCGGAGAG TAAATGTGGTGACCTAGAGGAGGAGCTGAAAATTGTCACCAACAACTTGAAGTCCCTGGAGGCCCAGGCTGACAAG TATTCCACCAAGGAGGATAAGTACGAGGAGGAAATCAAGCTTCTAGGGGAAAAGCTGAAGGAG GCTGAGACCCGGGCGGAGTTTGCTGAGAGGTCTGTGGCAAAGCTGGAGAAAACCATTGATGACCTAGAAG ATGAAGTGTATGCGCAGAAGATGAAGTACAAAGCCATCAGCGAGGAGCTGGACAATGCACTTAATGACATCACCTCCCTCTGA
- the TPM2 gene encoding tropomyosin beta chain isoform X9 gives MASASSIDAVKKKIQSLQQVANEAEERAEHLQREADAERQARERAEAEVASLNRRIQLVEEELDRAQERLATALQKLEEAEKAADESERGMKVIENRAMKDEEKMELQEMQLKEAKHIAEEADRKYEEVARKLVVLEGELERSEERAEVAESRVRQLEEELRTMDQSLKSLIASEEEYSTKEDKYEEEIKLLGEKLKEAETRAEFAERSVAKLEKTIDDLEDEVYAQKMKYKAISEELDNALNDITSL, from the exons ATGGCCAGCGCCAGCTCCATCGATGCCGTCAAGAAGAAGATCCAAAGCCTGCAGCAGGTGGCCAACGAGGCGGAGGAGCGCGCCGAGCACCTGCAGCGGGAGGCCGATGCCGAGCGGCAGGCCCGGGAGCGG GCTGAGGCTGAAGTGGCTTCCCTCAACCGCCGTATCCAGCTGGTAGAGGAGGAGCTGGACCGTGCCCAGGAGCGTCTGGCCACTGCCCTGCAGAAGCTGGAGGAAGCTGAGAAGGCGGCTGATGAGAGCGAGAG AGGCATGAAGGTCATCGAAAACAGGGCCATGAAAGATGAAGAGAAGATGGAACTCCAGGAAATGCAGCTCAAGGAGGCGAAGCACATAGCAGAGGAGGCTGACCGCAAATATGAGGAG GTTGCCCGCAAGCTGGTCGTTCTTGAGGGAGAGCTGGAGCGCTCAGAGGAGAGGGCAGAGGTGGCGGAGAG CCGAGTGAGACAGTTGGAAGAGGAGCTGCGGACCATGGACCAGTCTCTCAAATCCCTCATTGCCTCAGAGGAAGAG TATTCCACCAAGGAGGATAAGTACGAGGAGGAAATCAAGCTTCTAGGGGAAAAGCTGAAGGAG GCTGAGACCCGGGCGGAGTTTGCTGAGAGGTCTGTGGCAAAGCTGGAGAAAACCATTGATGACCTAGAAG ATGAAGTGTATGCGCAGAAGATGAAGTACAAAGCCATCAGCGAGGAGCTGGACAATGCACTTAATGACATCACCTCCCTCTGA
- the TPM2 gene encoding tropomyosin beta chain isoform X11: protein MASASSIDAVKKKIQSLQQVANEAEERAEHLQREADAERQARERAEAEVASLNRRIQLVEEELDRAQERLATALQKLEEAEKAADESERGMKVIENRAMKDEEKMELQEMQLKEAKHIAEEADRKYEEVARKLVVLEGELERSEERAEVAESKCGDLEEELKIVTNNLKSLEAQADKYSTKEDKYEEEIKLLGEKLKEAETRAEFAERSVAKLEKTIDDLEERSQQEAEKNRVLTNELRVILTELNN, encoded by the exons ATGGCCAGCGCCAGCTCCATCGATGCCGTCAAGAAGAAGATCCAAAGCCTGCAGCAGGTGGCCAACGAGGCGGAGGAGCGCGCCGAGCACCTGCAGCGGGAGGCCGATGCCGAGCGGCAGGCCCGGGAGCGG GCTGAGGCTGAAGTGGCTTCCCTCAACCGCCGTATCCAGCTGGTAGAGGAGGAGCTGGACCGTGCCCAGGAGCGTCTGGCCACTGCCCTGCAGAAGCTGGAGGAAGCTGAGAAGGCGGCTGATGAGAGCGAGAG AGGCATGAAGGTCATCGAAAACAGGGCCATGAAAGATGAAGAGAAGATGGAACTCCAGGAAATGCAGCTCAAGGAGGCGAAGCACATAGCAGAGGAGGCTGACCGCAAATATGAGGAG GTTGCCCGCAAGCTGGTCGTTCTTGAGGGAGAGCTGGAGCGCTCAGAGGAGAGGGCAGAGGTGGCGGAGAG TAAATGTGGTGACCTAGAGGAGGAGCTGAAAATTGTCACCAACAACTTGAAGTCCCTGGAGGCCCAGGCTGACAAG TATTCCACCAAGGAGGATAAGTACGAGGAGGAAATCAAGCTTCTAGGGGAAAAGCTGAAGGAG GCTGAGACCCGGGCGGAGTTTGCTGAGAGGTCTGTGGCAAAGCTGGAGAAAACCATTGATGACCTAGAAG AGCGCTCTCAGCAGGAGGCCGAGAAAAACCGTGTTCTCACTAACGAGCTGCGGGTCATCCTTACTGAACTTAACAACtga